In one Pogona vitticeps strain Pit_001003342236 chromosome 14, PviZW2.1, whole genome shotgun sequence genomic region, the following are encoded:
- the SPRING1 gene encoding SREBP regulating gene protein, whose translation MQLLALVWRRLLRKRWVLAVVFGLSLVCFLSSTFKQEERVLRGWNVPQMQDEDHPIAWKVQFSLGNNSQSSNQCRNSVQGKLLITDELGYICERKDVLTNGCCNIEAPSAKQFSCDTCLPSGCCSVYEACVSCCLQPNKQQLLEDFLNRAAVAFQNLFMAVEDHFELCLAKCRTSSQSVQHENTYRNPVAKYCYGEYPPDLLAN comes from the exons ATGCAGCTCCTGGCCCTGGTGTGGCGGAGGCTGCTGCGCAAACGCTGGGTGCTGGCGGTGGTCTTCGGCCTCTCCCTGGTCTGCTTTCTCAGCAGCACCTTCAAGCAG GAAGAAAGAGTGCTCCGAGGTTGGAATGTCCCCCAAATGCAAGATGAAGATCATCCAATTGCATGGAAAGTACAGTTTAGCCTAGGAAACAACAGCCAGTCAAGTAACCAATGTCGAAACTCCGTTCAAGGGAAACTGTTGATTACAGATGAATTGG GTTACATCTGTGAAAGAAAGGATGTGCTTACAAATGGTTGTTGCAACATTGAAGCGCCCAGTGCAAAGCAGTTCAGCTGTGACACTTGCTTGCCCAGTGGATGCTGCAGTGTGTATGAGGCCTGTGTTTCTTGTTGCCTGCAGCCTAATAAA CAACAACTCTTGGAAGATTTTCTGAACCGAGCGGCAGTGGCCTTCCAAAACCTTTTTATGGCTGTGGAAGATCACTTTGAGTTGTGTCTGGCAAAATGCAGGACGTCATCACAG AGTGTGCAACATGAAAATACCTACCGCAACCCAGTCGCCAAGTATTGCTATGGCGAGTACCCCCCGGACCTCCTAGCTAATTGA
- the RNFT2 gene encoding E3 ubiquitin-protein ligase RNFT2 isoform X10, giving the protein MFSVLCFKVLKKMQRRHSSITDGPPPERSRSQTITSETSMDESGVFEGLKTEPPSSQQLFPGLGGIQSALGSIPSGTITATPFQSSLVLGSTAGGGEVFIQMPTPREEGTIHTEGGSYHHRQQPHHYHHSHQRGASLLHVAGGDRHGHTEEGSEEQPGTPAPALSELKAVMSWLQKGLPFIMILLAKVCFQHKLGIALCIGMASTFAYANSILREQVSLKEKRSVLVVFWIVAFLGGNTLYLLHSFSSQQLYNSLIFLKPNLEKLDFFDLMWIVGITDFVLKYLTIALKCLVVALPKIILAVKSKPLAAAQTPNHRFFSPKRVFSAWERHTRCPPTHIVRTSSASPPFLLIQIKTPSYLFIYLFNLFIKTPSLGTIPSANQNGPTAL; this is encoded by the exons ATGTTCAGTGTGCTGTGTTTTAAAGTGTTAAAGAAGATGCAAAGACGACATAGCAGCATCACTGACGGTCCTCCTCCTGAACG AAGTCGGAGTCAAACTATCACTTCAGAGACGAGCATGGATGAGAGTGGTGTTTTTGAAGGCCTCAAAACAGAGCCACCCTCTTCTCAGCAGCTTTTCCCAGGATTGGGGGGCATCCAATCAGCCCTGGGGAGCATCCCATCAGGAACCATCACAGCCACACCTTTTCAGTCCAGCTTGGTTCTGGGGTccacagcaggaggaggggaggtATTTATCCAGATGCCTACCCCACGGGAGGAAGGGACTATCCATACAGAAGGAGGTTCCTATCACCATCGCCAGCAGCCTCATCATTACCATCACAGCCACCAGCGAGGGGCTTCCTTACTACATGTGGCAGGTGGGGACCGCCATGGCCATACCGAGGAGGGCTCTGAGGAACAGCCGGGAACACCAGCCCCTGCCCTTTCCGAGCTGAAAGCTGTAATGTCCTGGTTGCAGAAGGGGCTTCCATTCATCATGATCCTCCTAGCAAAAGTCTGCTTCCAGCATAAGCTCG GAATTGCTTTGTGTATAGGCATGGCCAGCACATTTGCATATGCAAACTCCATTCTCCGAGAACAAGTTTCCTTGAAG GAAAAGAGGTCAGTACTGGTGGTGTTCTGGATCGTGGCCTTTCTTGGAGGGAATACCCTGTACTTGCTCCACTCCTTTAGTTCTCAACAGTTGTACAACAG CCTTATATTTCTGAAACCCAACCTTGAAAAGCTGGATTTCTTTGATCTGATGTGGATTGTGGGAATCACTGACTTTGTACTCAAATATCTCACCATTGCTTTGAAATGCCTTGTGGTTGCTCTACCGAAAATCATCCTTGCTGTTAAATCAAAG CCTCTGGCCGCAGCACAAACCCCCAATCATCGTTTTTTCTCCCCAAAACGTGTCTTTtctgcttgggagaggcacaccagatgTCCTCCTACCcacattgtaagaacttcaagcgcGAGTCCTCCGTTCttgcttatccagattaaaactccatcttatttatttatttatttattcaatttatttattaaaactccatctttgggaacaatcccttcagcaaaccaaaatggcccaactgCCTTGTAA
- the RNFT2 gene encoding E3 ubiquitin-protein ligase RNFT2 isoform X7: protein MAIVAQQHLEDHNFPLTDLDPTAVVAFSFAAHLFISLFLRSRSRSQTITSETSMDESGVFEGLKTEPPSSQQLFPGLGGIQSALGSIPSGTITATPFQSSLVLGSTAGGGEVFIQMPTPREEGTIHTEGGSYHHRQQPHHYHHSHQRGASLLHVAGGDRHGHTEEGSEEQPGTPAPALSELKAVMSWLQKGLPFIMILLAKVCFQHKLGIALCIGMASTFAYANSILREQVSLKEKRSVLVVFWIVAFLGGNTLYLLHSFSSQQLYNSLIFLKPNLEKLDFFDLMWIVGITDFVLKYLTIALKCLVVALPKIILAVKSKPLAAAQTPNHRFFSPKRVFSAWERHTRCPPTHIVRTSSASPPFLLIQIKTPSYLFIYLFNLFIKTPSLGTIPSANQNGPTAL from the exons ATGGCAAttgtagcccaacaacatctggaggaccacaactTCCCCTTAACTGACCTAGATCCAACAGCAGTAGTTGCTTTCAGCTTTGCTGCTCAtttgtttatttctctctttctgcgtTCCAGAAGTCGGAGTCAAACTATCACTTCAGAGACGAGCATGGATGAGAGTGGTGTTTTTGAAGGCCTCAAAACAGAGCCACCCTCTTCTCAGCAGCTTTTCCCAGGATTGGGGGGCATCCAATCAGCCCTGGGGAGCATCCCATCAGGAACCATCACAGCCACACCTTTTCAGTCCAGCTTGGTTCTGGGGTccacagcaggaggaggggaggtATTTATCCAGATGCCTACCCCACGGGAGGAAGGGACTATCCATACAGAAGGAGGTTCCTATCACCATCGCCAGCAGCCTCATCATTACCATCACAGCCACCAGCGAGGGGCTTCCTTACTACATGTGGCAGGTGGGGACCGCCATGGCCATACCGAGGAGGGCTCTGAGGAACAGCCGGGAACACCAGCCCCTGCCCTTTCCGAGCTGAAAGCTGTAATGTCCTGGTTGCAGAAGGGGCTTCCATTCATCATGATCCTCCTAGCAAAAGTCTGCTTCCAGCATAAGCTCG GAATTGCTTTGTGTATAGGCATGGCCAGCACATTTGCATATGCAAACTCCATTCTCCGAGAACAAGTTTCCTTGAAG GAAAAGAGGTCAGTACTGGTGGTGTTCTGGATCGTGGCCTTTCTTGGAGGGAATACCCTGTACTTGCTCCACTCCTTTAGTTCTCAACAGTTGTACAACAG CCTTATATTTCTGAAACCCAACCTTGAAAAGCTGGATTTCTTTGATCTGATGTGGATTGTGGGAATCACTGACTTTGTACTCAAATATCTCACCATTGCTTTGAAATGCCTTGTGGTTGCTCTACCGAAAATCATCCTTGCTGTTAAATCAAAG CCTCTGGCCGCAGCACAAACCCCCAATCATCGTTTTTTCTCCCCAAAACGTGTCTTTtctgcttgggagaggcacaccagatgTCCTCCTACCcacattgtaagaacttcaagcgcGAGTCCTCCGTTCttgcttatccagattaaaactccatcttatttatttatttatttattcaatttatttattaaaactccatctttgggaacaatcccttcagcaaaccaaaatggcccaactgCCTTGTAA